The Salarias fasciatus chromosome 12, fSalaFa1.1, whole genome shotgun sequence DNA segment GTGACAgttttcttcactgtttcagtcaCAGCTCATTCTGTCAGTCGGCGGTTTATTACTTCTCCAGTTTTGGTAGATTAGTTTAGAAATATATGATGattaggagtgtgtgtgtgtgtgtgtgtgtgtgtgtgtgtgtgtaaacggGGGTCTGTCTGATTATCTTCAGTTAGATCAACATTCATCTGCTTTTATTACATGTTtcctttttaatgtttgctgttatttttgtttcccttttttattggtttttttaatcatttcttgcatttttatatttgaagCCACTTCTTGTTTGAGAATGTTGATTAATTTTTAGCAGTGCAGGAGGAATGTTCTGCTTACAGCCGGTATTTATAGCTTCACAGGTCAGCTCCAGTGTCtttcaaaacacagacagagctTCCTGTGCCACCAGGAAAACAAATTGACTGTTAAGAACAGAAAATACTCTTGATgtaatattttttcttctgtttttttttttttttttcatcacccTGTAAGGCGTCTGATCATTGAACCAGAGTCGGCTCGCAGTTAGCCGTGTGGAGGAAGCACCAGAATGAGCTCAGGTTTGATAACTAGCTAAGCTTAACTCCCTTcagagctgaagcagaagcttaaGAAAGGCAGCACGCCCTGGTTTAAGGCTTGAAAGTTCCTGTCTTAATGACAAACAAACACTTCGTCAAGTGGAAGGAAGCCCACAGCCTGAGACCGTTTgacacatttcaagtgaaaacgtgtcGCTTTGTGGTTTCTCTTCAGAAGAGTTTCACATTGACATGGTCAATTATGTCTGTTTCAGCAGAACAAAATGCTGTAACACGACGGAAGTGTTTTAATTTCACTTCAAACAGTTGCAGACTTGTTGGTTTTCTCATCCTGACTGTCTTCCCCCCCCTGCAGGCGCAGCACTTCAAGCAGACGTCGCAGAAAGTGGCGCGGGCCTACTGGTGGAAGAACGTCAAGCTGATCGTGGTGatcgtggtggtggtggtggtcatCCTGCTCATCATCGTCCTGCTGGCCACCGGGGTCATTCCCGTCAGCCAGCCTGTGCCCCCCATCGTCAATCCCACCGGCAAACCCAAACCCTGAAGCCGAGCCCCGTGTACAGACGCCGCTGCGCCGCCGCCAATCCGCTGTAGCACACAGTCATGTATAGAAACACAGAGGCGCCGTCTCACTTCTCATCTGTCACTTTCAGGTTTCTTTGGGTTTCAGGCACTTTATCTTCCAGCTCGGACGCCTTCGCTGCAGAACGGCTCCGAGTGCTTGGCCGACACAAACCTTTCACCACGTAGCGGTTATTTCACAGCAGCAAAGAGGAAGTAGCTCCAACGACCGGAGATGCAGTGAAGACAGAAGTCCTTCAGCTTCTTTCGTCGAAGCTcatgttctctctcttcttttattttatttaacctcaGTAATCTAAACAAAATCGCACCACATGACGTTTTAATGATTGATGCGGGGTTGAAATGGTTCTGTTGGATTAATATGTTACCATTCGTGTCCTTGAAGCGCCTCGAGTGTCTTTACTCGAAGTGATTCGCTACAGAGGATCTTCTGTTACTGGAGATCAATCGAGCATGTTTGGATTGATCAGGAAATACTTTAATCGGCTCACACTCTAAACTCCGGCACGCCATTAAACCAACCCGCCAGCAAAGCTGTTCACACTAATGTTGGCAAAGGATCAACTGAGCAGGAGGAGCAACGtcccgtctcctcctgtctgccgtTACACAGTCCAGTCAGCTTCAGGAGGCTCAGCTCTCCTGGTGTAAATAGAgcatcctgctgtgtgtgtgtgtgtgtgagtgtatattTCCCCTGTTAATAAAAGTGTCTTGTTCAACATTCACCTCTTCCTGTCCCTGATGATGGTTTCTGTGTAAAGTCCTCATCCAAACTGATTGATTACTGCCACTAATCTTTTTTAGATGAAGGTATAGAATGGATGAGCAGCGTTGGAACAAACAttactgtatttttcttttcttttttttttaatatatatactTAAATGTTTCTGGGATGCAGTAGTTTCTCGTGTTCTTTCCTATTTTCCTCCTGATCTAAACTCCTGCACGCTTCTGTAATCTGAATGTTCTCTTTCCTCGTGACTTTTGTTATTGAAGGGTTTTATCGATCTTACTTGAAATAAATTTTCACCTGAGCCGTGTCGTGacctgtgtgttgtgtgtgctgctgccaccaggtggcagcacAGTGACAGCCTCTCTTTACCCCCATGTTGCTTTCTGCTGTTGCATATCAACACTGAAttagttttattattaaatttAAGTGTGAGAGGAGAATATCTGAATATTTTCATCAACTTTCTTAAACTGAGGAGAGCCGACTGAATGAGAAGTGAAAAACCAAGTTGAAAGTCAAACAGGAAGTTTCTCTCAGATAACGTTTAAGAGGTTACAGCGTCTCTGTTTTACACTCATTGCACATGGAGATGAGGCTGAACTGTGATTAAGGATGTTcactgtgcattcatgctctgcaaagACAAGATAGAATTTTAAATAAGAGTGTTGTCGGTGTCgctgctgttttcacttgaaacttttGTCGTCTTAACACGGTCTTTAACTGGACagccatgttttcttttcagtattTAATCCCAAATCTGACTAAATTACCACAATGAATTACAATTTGTGTATTTGTAATTTATGCACAAAAATGGTTTGCTCTAAATCTTTTAACTAAAGTGGAGCATGGATTTTAAATAGtttcaaattgaaaaacactgataaatgtgaaatttgaaccatctgacatttaaaagttgagatgctcaagggaaggccagtcTGACTATATGTTATGATCAAAATAGATAATTACATTAACAGAAATAACTAGAAAATAACCTGAGTGACAGAGAATAACTTTTTCTCCCTTTGCATTCAGCTGCTGAGGCTCACGTGAGAATTTTAGCAGTTCTAATTTAAAAGATTGTTCTGGCTTCCTGCTCTTTGTGCATCAGGTCTTTCCTAAAGATCTGTGGAAAGCCCTTAACCTTtgcatgctcagggagaacatgcagaaagCCCTCAGTTCAACCCTCCACCACCTCTGGCTTGCAGTTCCTGTcatcaccagcagagggcagcatcCTCTCTCTTTAATCTCGCCTGCAGTGGATGTGTCGTGCTTACAGAGGGCGCTACAGCACCAGGAAGCTATAATAAGAGGCCGTTACATAGCAGAGGACAGTTGTCTTTCAGAAATGTGACTAATGTGAAATAATTGACTTCAGCTCTGCTGATCGGagcagtgttttcagacagGATGTGTCCGTCTGGTCTgcgctgcagcagtgtgaaggtCTGACTGTGAACCGCAGGTCCCCGGCTCGCCTGAAGGACAGCTGCCCCGTGTGACCCGGGCCCTGTCGAAAAATGTGACTGTATTGATTGTGCGGCACAGAGCGGCCGCAGCGGGTTCGCGCCGGGTTCGTGCGCTCTCCCCCGACCTTGATGGTTGCGCATGGAGCCGGGTGCAGGACTTTCCACGCCGCCTGCAGCCAGGATCCATATCACATTAGAGCGGCTCCTCATTAGGACATTAGCAGTGTGAACGGGCGTCACAGAAAGCAGAGGTCACAGCCCAGATGGTGGAGAGGAGGGGCTTTAATGAGATCCTCCATTACTGGGCCTGCTGCAGTATTCTGTAGCTCCACATTCACCCCATCATTTGATTAGATTTATCTTTTACTGCTTTAATCTGCTGTTTGTCGGCATGTTTCCTCAACAACTCCTGTAAAAACCTGTTCAACAGTAACACACTACCATCTGGGATGTATTGAACAGTTCAGACTGTTTGACAGAGTGAGGAGGGTTTTTATAGGAACGAAAATGGATCTTTGTAATTATAGCATTCCTACATACGTTTATATATTTACCTCAGTACATTTACTtacaatatttaaataaaataccaaAGCTAGACAGACCAGTAATGCACCAGTATGAAATATACATTTATGCAAAATCCTGTCAGATGCAtagtctgcagaaaaaaaaagagattcaTCAaatcatccagattatagagcatctcaCTCTCTCTCGTCACTGTTCCCTCtggggaaaaatgaaggaaataacGATTGTGTGTTCGAATAAATCAAGCCTTTCTTGCCACAACTTGAAGCCTGATGCACTGGggataatttaaataaaactgagaGAGGAGGCTGAGACTGGACTGCCATCACTCTCAGGTCATGTCTGATCTGGTCTAGAGTAGTCTAGGCTACTCTGGTCTAGTCTGGTCTGGTCAGATCAGGTCAGgtctagtctagtctagtctagtctagCCTACTGAGGTCTGGTCTACTGAGGTCTGGTCTGTTCTGGTCAGATCAGGTCTGGTCAGGTATGCGGGCCATGTGCCAGTCCCGTTCAAAGGTTAAGGTAAAACTTCATGGCAGCTTTTGCATGACTTCAAGCTAACCGAGTGCAGCCAGCTGCAAGTCCTCCAAACACCGTGCATGTGTGGGTCTTTAATCTGTCACACTGGTTTACAGTTTGTATCTTCTCTGCAAGAGAAATGATCTTCAGCCGAGCACAAAGTAGAGTGTACTGCTTATGATTCCCATGTATAACAGGCTCGACAATAAAGTAATATAATCCCTATATCTTTATGTTTTTGTACGCAAAGAAGGAATCTGCCAATTCCCTTTAAGCTGATGATATGCGGCAGTAATTGTAAGTCATTTAGCTGCATGTCATCAGCTGCTGCAAAGCTGCTCTGCACGGCTAAGCGACAAATAACATGAAAAGTGGGGACTTTGTCTGGCGGCTTAGGCTTTAGAGAAGTAATGCTCCGAGCAGTTTGTCATCCAACATTGATTCTGggcagaaataaacaacacgGCGTGCACGCACACTCATCCATCTCCTGTGTTTCTGCGCGGCGTCACGTTTCAGGGTAaactcctccgtctgctcctgaCCTCTGGCTGTGTTTACGCCCGGCTCGGCGTGTCGAGTGTGTTTCTAACGCTGCTGACACGGCAGGAAGACGAAGCTGCGCTTGCTCCACACATGGCCACTTCTTTATTTGAGCCACGTGCCgacgaggatgatgatgatgacgatgatgatgatgatgaagctgTGCTTTCTGcactaaaaaaaacagacttatGCTCCAGCTTATTCCCCAGTTCTGGCCCTCCTGACTCCATTAGGGTTCGAGTGAAGGGACTCAGAGCGGAGAGACTGTTGACCTAATTCATGGCTTTTTGCTCTTCATCTCTCGCCGCTCCCGCCCCACCTTCCTCGTCTTTCTCCTCTTTGTTTCTGTCACATATCTCATGATGAGTTTCACGTGAGGTGAAAGAGGCCGGCGGGCCGACAGGAGAGATTTACGttcccccctccccgcccccacccaccccccacccaccgtCTGCACTCCCTCTCCTCATCCCCCTCAGACAGAGCTATAAGCGCACGAGACCTTATCGTGGCGGGCGCAGTCATCTGCTCCAGCGAGTTCTGCCTCAGTCAGACCGGTTCAAACCAGCCTGAAGCTGAAAGGCAGCCGTGCTCTCAGTTCCACATCCAGCAGGCCACGCTAAGCGCTTCTAAAGCTCCCTGAGCCTCGCTGCGTTTCCTCAAAGACCAGCTGATAGACTTCCTCTTAATCCCTCCACTCTCAGCACTGTGTTCCTGCACATCAGGGCTTTCCGATTCTCCTTTTAAACATTTATAGGGAAGAGAGTACACTGGGAAATGAAAATGGTGACGCAAACGCACAGTAAAAAGACGTTAACAGGAAAGATGATGaaacagaagaataaaaaagattGGGAGGGGATAACGACTACACAGTTCAATATACTGTGTGTAGATTAATTCCTCCACTCACACAACTCAATGGTGCACATACAGGATGCACATGAATATATTTACCACTATTTATATGGCTGTATTATGGCCATTTAGGGAGGAGACACCAAAATCTGCACAGAAATGACTGTGCATTGTACAGTACGAACATGTCAACTCGGATTATTTGCATCAAGATAATCAGGATTTAAAGGTGTAACATGTTTGAACATGTCCCAggaatgcattttaaaatttaGGTTGTTGAACAAAAaccatttaaaacatttatacctttaaaaaaaaattaatacttAACTAAATATTCAGAAATGttcaataataatgaaaaagaaaaaaaattctattaccattattattattattattattattattattattattattattattattattattattattattattattatcacttaTAAGGCATGACAAATACAATAATATGCATGTGTGATTAAAAGCCCATCCTGGATTGTGTTGCGGTGTGTGCAGCAGTAGTCATCAGAGATCAGCCTTCCTGGTTTTGAGCGGATCCTGACAGTAACctttgtgtgtgagcagatggTTCTGCTTTGCCCTCCTGAAGCGCTCGCTTTGCGATCACTCCCGTCTAATAAACCTCTAATGATGGTAAATCAGAGGTGCTTTATTTTGCGTAAGTGGTGTTTTCCCTTCTGTCTCGGCAGACGTCTTATTGTGCGACTGAAAGCGTCTGGGTCTGTCCGATGGCCCCCCTCTTCAGCAGATGAGTCATGTTCATGGTTCCCATGTGTCTGCTCTGGGATTAGAGATGTGGCGGCTCGGGCTGAGAAATACCTCTGCCCTGTGGAAATTCAGCTGAACATCTTTCTACGGAGAGGTGCGGCAGGGCTTTTCTTTGAGCTACATTCGTTTAATTTAGGTCATCATATGGAGCCATGCATTTGAATACACATGCAACTTGTGGCGACACGATGAGTTTGGACTTTCCTTCAACCGGAGAGGAATTCAATCAGAGAGGACTCGCGGACGCTTGCTATCAAAGGACGCTTCCGTTCAGGTTCATCCAGACTCCCTCCCACCGCGGGCCGCTGCTTGTTCTGCCTGCCTCTGTCTGTGCAGTGACCTTGGCCTCCTGCCGCGGGGAACAATGGGCCTGCCGCCGGCCGGCTCCAGCACTTTCCTTCACCTGGCGCTGAACCAAGAGCTATAAATTC contains these protein-coding regions:
- the vamp8 gene encoding vesicle-associated membrane protein 8, with protein sequence MDTDPELGGVEGAPEPQDKVQALRDQVDGVKSIMTENVDRILARGERLDDLMGKSEDLQAGAQHFKQTSQKVARAYWWKNVKLIVVIVVVVVVILLIIVLLATGVIPVSQPVPPIVNPTGKPKP